In Solenopsis invicta isolate M01_SB chromosome 1, UNIL_Sinv_3.0, whole genome shotgun sequence, one genomic interval encodes:
- the LOC113006118 gene encoding estradiol 17-beta-dehydrogenase 8, producing the protein MLKLMPGKLAFVTGAGSGIGREVCRVFAREGATVIATDLNVKTAEETVATLEGAGHAALNIDVADRNSVETVFKHVLEQFSKPPTIIVNSAGITRDHFLVKLTDNNFDDVINVNLKGTFLVMQTAVKAMIEANATKDSSIINISSIVGKRGNIGQSNYCASKAGVVAMTKTASMEFGQFGIRVNSVLPGFIDTPITATVPDKVKELFIKNIPLQRLGKPQEVAEVIAFLASDKSSYVNGASIEVTGGMY; encoded by the exons TGGCATAGGAAGAGAGGTGTGTCGAGTTTTCGCTCGAGAAGGTGCTACTGTTATAGCAACTGATCTAAATGTCAAAACTGCTGAGGAAACTGTAGCTACTTTGGAAG GTGCTGGTCATGCTGCATTAAATATTGATGTTGCTGATCGAAACAGTGTTGAAACAGTATTTAAACATGTGTTAGAGCAATTTTCAAAACCGCCTACCATCATTGTTAATTCAGCAGGCATTACACGGGATCACTTTTTAGTAAAACTGACTGACAATAACTTTGATGATGTAATCAATGTCAATTTAAAAGGCACTTTTCTAGTTATGCAAACTGCTGTCAAAGCAATGATAGAAGCAAATGCAACCAAAGATTCCTCGATTATCAATATCAGTTCAATTGTCGGTAAACGTGGGAATATTGGACAAAGCAACTATTGTGCATCAAAGGCTGGAGTGGTTGCTATGACAAAGACTGCTTCCATGGAGTTTGGACA GTTTGGGATTCGGGTGAATTCAGTACTGCCTGGTTTTATAGACACTCCTATAACTGCAACTGTTCCTGACAaagttaaagaattatttataaaaaatataccgTTGCAAAGACTTGGAAAGCCGCAAGAAGTGGCAGAAGTTATTGCATTTTTAGCTTCTGATAAGAGTTCTTATGTAAATGGAGCGTCTATTGAAGTTACAGGTggaatgtattaa